A genomic stretch from Algoriphagus halophilus includes:
- a CDS encoding BlaI/MecI/CopY family transcriptional regulator, protein MKLSPTEEELMNHLWKLKKAFMKDLLEEYSDPKPAATTISTLLKRMQDKEFVAYTSKGKSREYYPLVSKENYFSKHMKGLIKNFFNDSPAQFASFFTKKAEFTEAELEELREIIDGKLNKKK, encoded by the coding sequence ATGAAACTTTCTCCCACCGAAGAAGAATTAATGAATCATTTATGGAAGCTTAAAAAAGCGTTTATGAAAGATTTATTGGAAGAGTATTCAGACCCTAAACCGGCAGCTACTACCATCTCTACTTTATTAAAGAGAATGCAAGACAAGGAATTTGTGGCTTATACTTCAAAAGGTAAGTCACGGGAATATTATCCTCTGGTCTCCAAGGAGAATTATTTTTCCAAACATATGAAAGGATTGATCAAAAACTTTTTTAATGATTCTCCGGCACAGTTTGCTTCATTCTTTACCAAGAAGGCAGAGTTCACAGAAGCCGAACTGGAGGAATTAAGGGAAATTATTGATGGAAAACTAAACAAAAAGAAATGA
- a CDS encoding M56 family metallopeptidase, producing the protein MMEYLLKSMLCLVLLLLFHKLFLQQEVLHRFNRFYLLGAVVFSFLIPLYVVEVASEEPIVLPEPTAFEPQVFQSEYEFPAQTFDSPSVEVQTSESFPWSEVLLGAYLLVSLVFLIRFFQNIRILFNQIHRNATVIFKGYPVVLLEENTLPYSFLKFIFVSKNTYESGEFSEEIFQHELTHVKEGHSWDVLFIELLLIPLWFHPGLYFAKQSIRLNHEFIADQVALKSTSIQAYQRLLLSMTLTNTHNSLVSSLNFSLTKKRLEMMKKKSNPIFKGVKLLVLIPVLGVMVYVFSEKVTAHQELEKVKQNDVLSSDEIHQDFTLKSDGSFVYQNKRYQLSQLPGILEELDKEKSIINIIANSEVKMGVIQDFQRILRESDFRKINYQKPELQVSKSSKDEFYKNVTFILRSKDGEEIEKTYDELSEDLKAGLMDPPRKPNYQVPSNQQFESWKNKDEFAIWIDGKVSENEVLDKRNPSDFVYYTDSFVHNNARSERFPQAHQVSLFTEEGFEKAYGENSGFGKATKGITIFYLGEHEDYPPTEEKEEELSAIQNYKKLHDQYEKNRTEGTHFVNRSEDEQQKLQAQFSELGSLYFRIPLELKRTVSRPTHPFAPYLKLEAEGKVYYKLAEDLTAKEKSLLPPPPPASKNKVEAYHQLFLKYEWIRMEGRKYSNKSQEERAYMYELYNAMQEQYMAMDPIQRRQVKRVNYPFIPLNENGHLTFKVLDELTPEQRAFAGC; encoded by the coding sequence ATGATGGAATACCTGTTAAAATCCATGCTTTGCTTAGTGCTGTTGCTTTTGTTTCACAAACTATTCCTGCAGCAGGAAGTACTTCATCGCTTTAACAGATTTTATTTGTTGGGAGCGGTAGTGTTTTCCTTTTTGATTCCTTTATATGTAGTGGAGGTTGCGTCAGAAGAGCCGATTGTACTACCTGAACCTACCGCATTTGAACCTCAGGTATTCCAATCGGAATACGAATTTCCTGCTCAGACATTTGACAGCCCATCAGTGGAGGTTCAAACGTCTGAAAGTTTTCCTTGGTCGGAGGTTTTACTAGGTGCCTATTTGCTGGTAAGCTTGGTTTTCTTGATTCGGTTTTTTCAGAATATCCGGATTCTCTTCAATCAAATCCATCGAAATGCAACAGTAATTTTCAAAGGTTATCCCGTGGTATTGCTGGAAGAAAATACGCTTCCTTATTCCTTTCTCAAATTCATTTTTGTATCAAAGAATACCTATGAATCGGGTGAGTTTTCCGAGGAGATTTTCCAGCATGAATTGACTCACGTCAAGGAAGGTCACAGCTGGGATGTTTTGTTTATCGAATTGTTGCTGATCCCCCTCTGGTTTCATCCTGGGCTTTATTTTGCCAAGCAGTCAATCCGTCTCAATCATGAATTCATAGCAGATCAGGTAGCTTTAAAATCCACTTCAATCCAAGCCTATCAGCGTCTTTTACTTTCCATGACACTTACCAATACTCACAATTCTCTGGTGAGCAGTTTAAATTTTTCTTTAACCAAAAAGAGATTGGAAATGATGAAGAAGAAATCCAATCCAATTTTTAAAGGAGTCAAACTTCTTGTGTTGATTCCAGTGTTAGGCGTGATGGTATATGTGTTTAGTGAGAAGGTGACAGCACATCAAGAACTGGAAAAAGTGAAGCAGAATGATGTGCTTTCTTCCGATGAAATCCATCAAGACTTTACGTTAAAAAGTGATGGAAGCTTCGTTTATCAAAATAAAAGGTATCAACTTTCTCAGTTACCAGGAATTTTGGAAGAGCTTGACAAGGAAAAATCCATTATTAACATCATTGCCAACTCAGAGGTGAAAATGGGAGTGATTCAGGATTTTCAAAGGATTTTAAGGGAAAGCGATTTTCGAAAGATTAATTACCAAAAGCCTGAACTTCAGGTAAGCAAGTCATCTAAAGATGAGTTTTACAAGAATGTCACTTTCATTTTGCGCTCTAAAGATGGAGAAGAGATCGAAAAAACCTATGATGAATTATCAGAAGATTTGAAAGCAGGTTTAATGGATCCTCCGCGCAAGCCAAACTATCAAGTGCCTAGCAACCAGCAATTTGAATCATGGAAAAATAAAGATGAATTTGCGATTTGGATTGATGGTAAAGTTTCAGAAAACGAAGTTTTGGATAAAAGAAATCCATCGGATTTTGTCTACTATACAGATAGTTTTGTGCATAACAATGCCAGATCTGAAAGATTTCCGCAAGCACATCAAGTCTCATTATTTACAGAGGAAGGATTTGAAAAAGCATATGGTGAAAATTCAGGATTTGGTAAAGCAACTAAAGGAATAACTATATTTTACCTGGGAGAACATGAAGATTATCCTCCTACAGAAGAGAAAGAGGAAGAATTAAGTGCGATACAAAACTATAAAAAGCTTCATGACCAATACGAAAAAAATAGAACCGAAGGAACTCATTTTGTAAACCGGTCTGAAGACGAGCAGCAAAAGTTACAAGCGCAATTCTCCGAATTGGGAAGTTTGTATTTCAGGATTCCATTGGAACTGAAAAGAACTGTCTCAAGACCTACCCATCCTTTTGCCCCTTATCTTAAATTGGAAGCTGAAGGTAAAGTATATTACAAACTTGCGGAGGATTTGACTGCCAAAGAGAAAAGTCTATTACCTCCTCCTCCGCCAGCCTCTAAAAATAAAGTGGAAGCCTATCATCAGCTATTTCTCAAATATGAGTGGATAAGAATGGAAGGAAGGAAATATTCCAACAAAAGCCAGGAGGAGCGAGCATACATGTATGAGCTTTACAATGCGATGCAAGAACAGTACATGGCCATGGATCCTATCCAAAGACGACAGGTAAAACGTGTCAACTACCCCTTTATACCTTTGAATGAAAATGGCCATTTAACCTTCAAGGTCTTGGATGAACTGACGCCGGAGCAACGGGCCTTTGCAGGCTGCTAA
- a CDS encoding glycosyltransferase family protein, which translates to MKFLFIIQGEGRGHLTQAIAFSKMLEAQGHQLTGVIVGKSKRRIIPDFFIEQIPAKIHPVESPNFETDKGEKRILIGKTITKNLRKSPVYFKSLQQIDEIVKAAAPDIILNFYDLLGGLYNAFFRPKAHFWVIGHQYLIYHPSFKFARSVAFQKELFQLNTWLTALGADKKIALAFKPLSKIHGHKLVVAPPLLREEVKHLQPRSGNFILAYMVNPGYATEVISFAKKYPHLRIMAYWDKKNAKETEHPLPNLSFHKIHDRHFLKDMAACRGLVCTAGFESVCEALFLKKPVLVIPVKGQYEQACNALDTVESGVGISSKNFDFGKLETWIASNQKTEDDFQDWAGKWNVILSQILPETKMTEPVLELTQSFS; encoded by the coding sequence ATGAAATTTTTATTCATCATCCAAGGGGAAGGCAGAGGACATTTGACCCAAGCAATTGCCTTCTCAAAAATGTTGGAGGCCCAAGGCCATCAACTTACGGGAGTCATTGTTGGGAAAAGCAAAAGGAGGATTATCCCGGATTTTTTTATTGAGCAGATTCCTGCAAAAATCCATCCCGTAGAAAGTCCGAATTTTGAAACTGACAAAGGGGAAAAAAGGATTCTGATCGGAAAGACCATTACCAAAAACCTGAGGAAATCACCCGTGTATTTCAAAAGTCTCCAGCAGATAGATGAAATAGTCAAAGCCGCAGCACCAGACATCATCCTTAATTTTTACGATTTGCTTGGAGGATTATACAATGCTTTTTTCCGTCCCAAAGCCCATTTCTGGGTAATCGGACACCAGTACCTGATATATCATCCTTCCTTTAAATTTGCCAGGTCTGTCGCTTTTCAGAAAGAACTATTTCAGCTCAACACCTGGCTGACAGCTCTTGGGGCAGATAAAAAAATCGCGTTGGCATTCAAACCTCTATCCAAAATTCATGGACACAAACTGGTAGTTGCGCCCCCGCTCCTTCGGGAAGAAGTCAAGCATCTACAACCACGATCAGGCAATTTTATCTTGGCATACATGGTAAACCCTGGGTATGCAACAGAAGTCATTTCTTTTGCCAAAAAATATCCACATCTACGAATCATGGCCTATTGGGATAAGAAGAACGCCAAGGAAACGGAACACCCACTTCCTAATCTATCCTTTCATAAAATCCATGACAGGCATTTTTTGAAAGATATGGCAGCATGCCGCGGATTGGTTTGTACAGCTGGTTTTGAATCCGTCTGCGAGGCATTGTTTCTGAAAAAACCGGTGCTGGTGATCCCGGTTAAAGGCCAATACGAACAAGCCTGTAATGCACTAGATACGGTGGAATCTGGAGTAGGTATCTCTTCTAAAAATTTTGACTTTGGAAAACTGGAAACATGGATCGCTTCCAATCAAAAAACAGAGGACGATTTTCAGGACTGGGCAGGCAAATGGAATGTCATCCTCAGTCAGATTTTGCCAGAAACAAAAATGACTGAGCCGGTATTAGAACTTACCCAGTCATTTTCATAA
- a CDS encoding UDP-2,3-diacylglucosamine diphosphatase yields the protein MKTRFKTIVVSDVHLGTKGSKAKEISRFLKMYECENLILNGDIIDGWQLKKSGSWKRKHTRFFNRIIKMIENTGTKVFYLRGNHDDFLEQILPLQIGNLSIQLDMIYESNGKKYFITHGDVFDSITTNLRWIAYIGDVGYTFLLWLNRVVNFYRYKRGLPYFSLSKYVKGKVKSAVSYIDQYEEELAKMAKAKGCDGIICGHIHKAENRMIDGIEYLNSGDWVETMSALAEDHEGNWQLIYYNEINFKSSEDHVILPVQNPTHQIIPFKEVSFNKSDDPDLENPSFRL from the coding sequence GTGAAAACCAGATTCAAAACAATCGTCGTTTCCGATGTGCATTTGGGAACCAAAGGCTCCAAAGCCAAAGAAATTTCCAGATTCTTAAAGATGTATGAATGTGAAAACCTAATCCTGAATGGTGATATCATAGATGGTTGGCAGCTCAAAAAATCAGGATCCTGGAAAAGGAAACACACACGATTTTTTAATAGAATAATAAAAATGATAGAAAACACAGGCACCAAAGTCTTCTATCTCCGGGGAAATCACGATGATTTTTTGGAACAAATTTTACCTCTTCAAATTGGAAATCTCTCCATCCAACTAGACATGATTTATGAGAGTAATGGTAAAAAATACTTCATCACACATGGGGATGTTTTTGATAGCATTACCACAAATTTAAGGTGGATTGCCTACATCGGTGATGTGGGCTACACCTTTTTGCTTTGGCTAAACCGGGTGGTCAACTTTTACAGGTACAAAAGAGGTCTTCCTTATTTTTCCTTATCAAAATATGTCAAAGGAAAAGTGAAATCCGCCGTTTCCTACATTGACCAATACGAGGAAGAGTTAGCCAAAATGGCGAAGGCCAAAGGTTGTGATGGAATCATTTGCGGACATATTCATAAAGCCGAAAACCGAATGATTGATGGGATAGAATACCTGAATTCGGGAGATTGGGTAGAAACCATGAGTGCATTGGCAGAGGACCATGAGGGGAACTGGCAATTGATTTATTATAATGAAATCAACTTCAAGTCCTCGGAAGACCATGTAATACTTCCTGTTCAAAACCCAACACACCAAATTATTCCATTCAAGGAAGTATCCTTTAACAAATCGGATGATCCAGATTTGGAAAATCCTTCATTTAGGTTGTAA
- a CDS encoding S9 family peptidase: MKKLLLFSTLFLILSGAIAQEQVYQGNYELAARFSPEKMRKMVFSTAVSPHWLKKSDRFWYEYKTSDGNNWYIVDPVRKTKSSLFDKDKLAMEITKIMKDPVDGQHLDLDDLKFLEDENTIRFKIKGTEEVLKKDWAEIKEKNKNAKDSLEKKTFVFEYHIGNQQLVEITDAEEDPKRLSWASISPDSSKVVFAKHHNLFWMDKENFLKAVKDEKDSTIVEHQISTDGEEDFGYGFSGRGEDNVEVEKNKDKRKRVGVLWNEASTQFVFTRSDDRKVKDLWVLHNTRDPRPTLETYKYAMPGEKEQSIVYLYHYSFDTEVLKNLPVGTFKDQTISLWSTPAPANARDDDFRAATWLGDEDEFYFGITSRDLKKVDIARWNLATGEKEVVIEERSNTYIDLSRPELVNGGEELIFWSERDGWGHFYLYGKDGTLKRQLTSGAFHTDRVERVDDKGRRLFFVANGREKGEDPYYEHLYSVSLDGGAITLLNKGDFNHSSDMNDGGTYFVNTYSRVNTTPVSELKDRNGSKVMDLETADLSQLFAAGYQFPEPFTFKADDGITDLYGVMYKPFDFDSTRKYPLIEYVYPGPQTEAVNKSFSARLDRTDRLAQFGFVVITLGNRGGHPGRSKWYHNYGYGDLRDYGLADKKAAIEQLSDRHDFIDKSKVGIHGHSGGGFMSTAAMLVYPDIFKVAVSSAGNHENNIYNRWWSEKHHGVKEQISPKGDTTFVYQIEKNPDLAKNLKGHLMLSHGDVDNNVHPANTIRMANALIKAGKRFDFVMLPGQRHGYGDMTEYFFWRMGDYFVQHLLGDNTPPPVDMLEFQREKAQTK; this comes from the coding sequence ATGAAGAAACTCTTACTCTTTTCAACATTATTCCTGATTCTTTCAGGGGCTATTGCCCAGGAACAAGTTTATCAAGGAAATTATGAATTGGCAGCTCGATTTTCACCGGAAAAAATGCGAAAAATGGTTTTTTCAACTGCTGTGTCTCCACATTGGTTGAAAAAATCCGATCGATTTTGGTATGAATACAAAACCAGTGATGGAAATAACTGGTACATCGTAGACCCAGTACGGAAAACCAAATCCAGCCTTTTTGACAAGGATAAACTGGCCATGGAAATCACCAAAATCATGAAAGATCCGGTAGATGGGCAGCACCTGGATTTAGATGATTTAAAGTTTTTAGAAGATGAAAACACCATCCGGTTTAAAATCAAAGGCACCGAAGAAGTCCTGAAAAAAGACTGGGCTGAAATCAAGGAAAAAAATAAAAATGCAAAAGATTCCCTAGAGAAAAAGACTTTTGTGTTTGAATACCATATCGGTAACCAGCAGTTGGTGGAAATTACAGATGCGGAGGAAGACCCAAAAAGATTGTCCTGGGCTTCTATTTCTCCGGATTCATCCAAAGTGGTATTTGCAAAGCACCATAATTTGTTTTGGATGGATAAAGAAAATTTCCTCAAAGCTGTAAAAGATGAGAAAGACAGTACCATTGTGGAGCATCAAATCTCTACTGATGGAGAGGAAGACTTTGGGTATGGCTTCAGTGGTAGAGGAGAGGATAATGTGGAAGTTGAAAAAAATAAAGATAAAAGAAAGCGAGTAGGGGTGCTTTGGAATGAAGCCTCTACCCAATTTGTATTTACCCGGTCTGATGATAGAAAAGTAAAGGACCTGTGGGTGCTGCATAATACGAGAGATCCTCGCCCTACTTTGGAGACTTATAAATATGCCATGCCCGGGGAGAAGGAGCAATCTATTGTCTACTTATACCATTATTCTTTTGATACGGAAGTGTTGAAGAATTTGCCAGTAGGTACTTTTAAAGATCAAACCATTTCTCTTTGGTCCACTCCAGCTCCTGCAAATGCAAGAGATGATGATTTTAGAGCTGCAACATGGTTGGGTGATGAAGATGAGTTTTATTTTGGGATCACTTCCAGGGACCTGAAAAAAGTAGACATCGCGAGATGGAACCTTGCTACTGGAGAAAAAGAGGTGGTGATTGAAGAGCGTAGCAATACCTATATAGACTTAAGCCGCCCTGAATTGGTGAACGGAGGAGAGGAGTTGATTTTCTGGTCAGAGCGTGATGGCTGGGGGCATTTTTACCTTTATGGAAAAGATGGGACCTTGAAGAGACAGTTGACTTCAGGTGCATTTCATACCGACCGTGTAGAGCGTGTCGACGATAAAGGTAGAAGATTGTTTTTCGTTGCCAATGGAAGAGAAAAGGGAGAGGATCCTTACTATGAACATTTGTATTCCGTGAGTTTAGATGGAGGTGCGATCACCCTATTAAATAAAGGAGATTTCAACCATTCTTCAGATATGAATGATGGCGGAACCTATTTTGTCAACACCTATTCGAGGGTGAATACTACCCCAGTTTCCGAATTGAAAGATCGAAATGGTTCGAAAGTGATGGATTTGGAAACGGCTGATTTATCTCAATTGTTTGCTGCAGGATATCAATTCCCTGAACCTTTTACCTTTAAAGCAGATGATGGGATCACCGATTTGTATGGGGTAATGTACAAGCCTTTTGATTTTGATTCAACCCGCAAATACCCTCTGATTGAATATGTGTATCCTGGTCCTCAAACAGAAGCGGTAAACAAATCCTTTTCTGCGAGATTGGATCGAACAGATCGGTTGGCTCAATTTGGTTTTGTCGTGATCACTCTTGGAAACAGAGGAGGGCATCCTGGAAGATCCAAGTGGTATCATAACTATGGATATGGAGATTTGAGAGATTATGGTTTAGCAGATAAAAAGGCTGCAATAGAACAATTGTCAGATCGACATGATTTCATTGATAAATCCAAAGTGGGAATCCATGGTCACTCAGGAGGTGGATTCATGTCCACTGCTGCCATGTTGGTCTATCCCGACATTTTCAAAGTAGCTGTTTCTTCAGCGGGGAATCATGAAAACAATATTTATAATCGTTGGTGGTCAGAAAAGCACCATGGCGTGAAAGAGCAAATTTCTCCTAAAGGGGATACTACTTTTGTTTACCAGATCGAGAAGAACCCAGATCTTGCCAAAAATCTAAAAGGGCACTTGATGCTTTCTCACGGAGATGTAGATAACAACGTGCATCCAGCGAATACCATTCGGATGGCGAATGCTTTAATCAAGGCAGGAAAGCGCTTTGACTTTGTAATGCTTCCTGGTCAAAGACATGGTTACGGTGATATGACCGAGTATTTCTTCTGGAGGATGGGAGATTATTTTGTGCAGCATTTATTGGGAGATAATACACCACCTCCTGTGGATATGTTGGAATTCCAACGTGAAAAAGCCCAAACAAAATAG
- a CDS encoding sialate O-acetylesterase, translating into MAGYSQKFLAMVDSLKKDLGIKSIPVVTGEIGYFFYERSPLAEQLNGELTKLASENACLNLVSAQGLNHKGDQTHFDSDSYHELGRRYAQKMIELQTTCSSVIQ; encoded by the coding sequence GTGGCTGGGTATTCCCAAAAATTCTTGGCCATGGTAGATTCTCTTAAAAAGGACTTAGGGATAAAATCAATCCCTGTTGTAACAGGTGAAATAGGATACTTTTTTTATGAAAGGTCCCCATTGGCGGAGCAGTTAAATGGGGAGTTGACTAAGCTTGCTTCAGAAAATGCATGCTTAAATCTGGTCAGTGCCCAAGGTCTAAACCATAAAGGGGATCAAACCCATTTTGACTCTGATTCCTATCATGAATTGGGACGTCGGTATGCTCAAAAAATGATTGAACTTCAAACCACTTGTTCCTCGGTTATACAATAA
- a CDS encoding tetratricopeptide repeat-containing sensor histidine kinase: MFRFSLFSFLLLLFYGALPSLGRQQVQLDSLEQVYHNQNLSDSIRYRAIQQLTFSMIFSDGDQAKTRIQEVLKLAEKEVGKSRIYFEILQNLGIYYDVNQMTDSSLRIFSEILEESKKQGWKALEQRSNNNLGMNRLNSSDYKAAIEYFSKSLELSRIDPSAQEANYVHSISNLGLANQELELYDQAIKYHLEALEIRERLDDPNGIAISCANLGICFKLMGEEDLAEKYFQKSIENAKIAGNKVLFHRVHDNLGSLYIGQKNYDKGLMMLDIALDDADGFTPDPKMELSIVSNAAAAHIELGQTERALGFANRGIGILTESPELVNYSLTLKNTLAKIYFRKGDFEKGNAYLEEYQELNRKVFQEENAKLLTDLQVKYDLDKKESQIALQNAVILEKNATLQRNYFAFAALGLLILLIGVAFFYYQNRTKRKQELLVKDRELKVKEAYIQASLESQEQERRRMAQDLHDGFGQYISALRMYVSQLKSNQTKEEFKTELVSRTDSVLDEMSKEISNVVYDLMPATLIRFGLIAALEDLAHRINSGQKVKLHIEAGNLSDSMDKLEEINLFRICQEWINNVLKYAKAENITLKLSQNHGMTRLQILDDGQGFDTSIFRHSKRNGWKNISTRAELLNGKLELYTQSGQQGTELLVTFPYVHRAN, encoded by the coding sequence TTGTTTCGTTTTAGCCTATTTTCTTTCCTTTTACTTCTTTTTTATGGTGCTTTACCATCTTTGGGAAGACAGCAAGTCCAACTCGATAGTTTGGAACAAGTTTACCATAATCAAAATCTTTCCGATTCGATTCGCTACCGCGCGATTCAGCAGCTTACTTTTTCGATGATTTTTAGTGATGGAGATCAAGCCAAGACTAGGATTCAAGAAGTCTTGAAATTAGCCGAAAAGGAAGTTGGGAAATCTAGGATTTACTTTGAAATCCTTCAAAATCTTGGCATCTACTATGATGTTAATCAAATGACCGACAGCTCCCTGAGGATCTTTTCTGAGATCTTAGAAGAAAGTAAAAAACAAGGTTGGAAAGCTCTCGAGCAGCGCTCCAACAACAATCTAGGTATGAATCGCCTGAATTCCTCGGACTACAAAGCGGCGATTGAGTATTTTTCCAAATCCTTGGAGCTTAGCAGAATTGATCCCTCTGCTCAAGAGGCTAATTATGTTCATAGCATCTCCAATTTGGGATTGGCTAATCAAGAACTCGAACTCTACGATCAAGCGATCAAGTATCATTTGGAGGCTTTGGAGATTCGGGAGCGTCTTGATGACCCAAATGGTATAGCGATCTCTTGTGCTAACTTGGGGATTTGTTTCAAACTAATGGGAGAAGAAGACCTGGCTGAAAAGTACTTTCAAAAATCAATCGAGAATGCCAAAATCGCCGGTAACAAAGTACTCTTTCACCGAGTGCATGATAATCTCGGCAGTCTTTACATTGGGCAGAAAAATTATGATAAAGGTTTAATGATGCTTGATATCGCTCTGGATGATGCAGATGGATTTACTCCCGACCCCAAAATGGAACTCAGCATAGTCAGTAATGCCGCTGCGGCTCATATTGAATTGGGGCAAACCGAACGAGCTTTGGGATTTGCCAATCGCGGTATTGGAATATTGACTGAAAGTCCGGAGTTGGTTAACTATTCACTGACGTTGAAAAATACCCTGGCAAAAATCTATTTTAGAAAAGGGGACTTTGAAAAAGGCAATGCTTATCTCGAGGAATATCAAGAACTAAATCGGAAAGTTTTTCAGGAAGAAAATGCCAAACTCCTTACCGATCTTCAAGTGAAGTATGATTTAGATAAAAAGGAAAGCCAAATTGCACTTCAGAACGCTGTGATTCTGGAAAAAAATGCGACTCTTCAGCGAAATTATTTCGCTTTTGCAGCCCTAGGACTGCTGATACTTTTGATCGGTGTTGCCTTTTTCTATTACCAAAACCGGACTAAGCGAAAGCAGGAACTCCTCGTCAAAGATCGGGAGTTGAAAGTTAAAGAAGCTTATATTCAAGCTTCGCTGGAATCTCAGGAACAGGAGCGGCGCCGTATGGCGCAAGATCTTCATGATGGATTTGGACAATATATTTCTGCCCTTCGTATGTATGTCTCTCAACTTAAAAGCAATCAGACAAAGGAGGAATTCAAAACCGAACTGGTCAGCCGCACCGATTCGGTTTTGGATGAAATGTCAAAGGAAATAAGCAATGTGGTTTATGACTTAATGCCGGCCACTTTGATCCGCTTTGGATTAATTGCGGCATTGGAAGACTTAGCTCACCGAATCAATAGTGGGCAAAAAGTAAAGCTCCATATCGAAGCAGGAAACCTTTCCGATAGCATGGATAAATTGGAAGAAATCAATCTATTCCGTATCTGTCAAGAATGGATTAATAATGTGCTCAAGTATGCTAAAGCGGAAAATATTACCTTGAAATTATCCCAAAATCATGGGATGACAAGACTTCAAATCTTAGACGATGGACAGGGTTTTGATACCAGTATTTTTCGGCACAGCAAGCGAAACGGCTGGAAAAACATCAGTACCCGAGCAGAGTTGCTAAATGGTAAATTGGAACTATATACCCAGTCTGGACAGCAGGGCACCGAGTTATTGGTCACTTTTCCGTATGTTCATCGTGCCAATTAA
- a CDS encoding response regulator, with protein MKILLADDHRILLDGLKFLIQNQDESTEVKTATTVEEAWEKTVKKAPDLIISDISIPKEGGIAFAQKVKSHFPQTKLIFLSMHEEPYRVKEALATGAEGYILKKAAHEELLKAVREVALGGMYFSREIQKILIQRMRFPTDERILTEREKEVLKLIFEEFSNKQIGEMLHISERTVETHRKNIYQKTKTNTLVGLLKFALENNLVGGMS; from the coding sequence ATGAAAATTCTTCTTGCAGATGATCACCGCATTCTTTTGGATGGGTTGAAATTTTTAATTCAAAATCAGGACGAATCTACCGAAGTTAAAACGGCAACTACCGTGGAGGAGGCTTGGGAAAAAACTGTAAAGAAAGCTCCCGATTTGATCATTTCGGATATTTCTATTCCCAAAGAAGGCGGAATTGCTTTTGCCCAAAAAGTCAAGTCGCATTTTCCGCAGACCAAACTAATTTTTCTAAGCATGCATGAAGAGCCCTATCGAGTCAAAGAGGCTTTGGCTACAGGGGCGGAAGGTTATATTTTAAAGAAAGCTGCCCACGAAGAATTGTTAAAAGCAGTGAGAGAGGTAGCTTTGGGTGGAATGTATTTTAGTAGGGAGATTCAAAAAATCCTGATTCAGCGAATGAGATTCCCTACGGATGAGCGTATCCTTACCGAAAGAGAAAAGGAAGTGTTAAAGTTGATTTTTGAAGAGTTTTCCAACAAACAGATTGGAGAAATGCTTCATATATCTGAGCGAACAGTAGAGACTCATCGCAAAAATATCTACCAAAAAACAAAGACCAACACGCTGGTTGGCCTTTTGAAATTTGCCTTGGAAAACAATCTGGTGGGAGGGATGTCTTAA